Proteins from one Bacteroidota bacterium genomic window:
- a CDS encoding SCO family protein: MYKSYILIASILLIAACGQKKLPILGNRAIDIKMVDGHEVVDTVYQTVPNFSFVNQDGKTITQDLVKNKIYVADFFFVTCPTICPRMKKNLLTVYNKYKSNNELLLLSHTIDPEHDSVAVLNDFAKRIGADSKQWHFLTGNREKIYELAEHGYYATAMADSTEPGGYVHSGGLILVDKQRRVRGIYDGTSAPDTERLIDDIAILLHEKE; this comes from the coding sequence ATGTATAAGTCATATATACTCATAGCAAGCATACTTTTAATAGCAGCTTGCGGTCAGAAAAAATTACCCATATTAGGCAACAGAGCCATAGATATAAAAATGGTAGATGGCCATGAAGTGGTAGATACCGTTTACCAAACCGTACCCAATTTTAGTTTTGTAAACCAGGATGGAAAAACCATTACACAAGACCTTGTAAAAAATAAAATTTATGTAGCCGATTTCTTTTTTGTAACCTGCCCAACTATTTGCCCACGCATGAAAAAGAATTTATTAACGGTTTATAACAAATACAAATCAAATAACGAGTTACTTTTACTTTCCCATACTATAGACCCTGAGCACGATAGTGTAGCCGTGTTAAATGATTTTGCCAAACGTATTGGAGCTGATAGCAAACAATGGCATTTTTTAACAGGCAACAGGGAAAAAATATACGAGCTGGCCGAACATGGATATTATGCTACAGCCATGGCCGACTCTACCGAACCCGGAGGTTATGTACACAGCGGGGGACTTATTTTGGTAGATAAACAAAGACGCGTAAGAGGTATTTACGATGGAACCAGTGCACCCGATACTGAACGTTTAATAGATGATATAGCCATTTTATTGCATGAAAAAGAGTAG
- a CDS encoding cytochrome c, protein MKKSSVIISLCSIMLSGCVNNESNNTNINLASGYQLYERNCSNCHQIDGSGLAQLYPPLLQADYIKNNPEQLDSIIKYGQHGPITVNGIQYNMPMPANKKLSDFEIKQITAYVLISFNQLDSLAFAK, encoded by the coding sequence ATGAAAAAGAGTAGTGTAATAATTAGTCTATGCAGCATTATGTTGTCTGGTTGTGTCAATAATGAATCTAACAATACAAACATAAATTTGGCTTCAGGTTATCAGCTATACGAAAGAAATTGTAGCAATTGTCACCAGATAGATGGAAGTGGTTTGGCCCAACTGTATCCACCTTTGTTGCAGGCGGACTATATAAAAAATAATCCAGAGCAGTTAGATTCCATTATAAAATATGGACAACACGGGCCTATTACAGTCAATGGTATACAATACAATATGCCAATGCCTGCCAATAAAAAGTTAAGCGATTTTGAAATAAAACAAATTACGGCCTATGTGCTTATCAGTTTTAATCAGTTAGATAGTTTAGCATTCGCAAAGTAA